In a genomic window of Primulina huaijiensis isolate GDHJ02 chromosome 10, ASM1229523v2, whole genome shotgun sequence:
- the LOC140986089 gene encoding probable serine/threonine-protein kinase At1g01540: MNIIIGTDKVLAYIHEGLKPKVVHRDVKSSNILVDRQWNPKFYVAPEYACTGMLNEKSDIYSIGILIMEIITGRSPVDYSRPKKEVNLIDWLKMMIGNRESEVAAYPKLPKKPASKVL; the protein is encoded by the exons ATGAACATAATTATAGGGACAGATAAAGT CTTGGCTTACATTCACGAGGGTCTGAAACCAAAGGTTGTTCATCGTGACGTCAAGTCCAGCAACATACTGGTTGATCGTCAATGGAATCCCAAGTT TTATGTTGCTCCCGAATATGCTTGCACTGGTATGCTGAATGAGAAGAGTGATATCTACAGCATAGGAATATTGATTATGGAAATTATAACCGGAAGATCTCCTGTTGACTACAGTCGTCCTAAGAAAGAG GTCAATCTGATTGATTGGCTGAAAATGATGATTGGGAACCGGGAATCCGAGGTAGCAGCTTATCCTAAACTTCCCAAAAAGCCTGCTTCGAAGGTGCTGTAA
- the LOC140986088 gene encoding CAAX prenyl protease 1 homolog, with protein sequence MAFPYMEAVVGFMIMVYIFETYLDIRQHAALKLPTLPKPLVGVISQEKFEKSRAYSIDKSHFHFLHEFVTILMDSAILSFGVLPWFWKRSGEFLLYAGLNAENEILHTLAFLAGVMFWSQLTDLPFSLYSTFVIEARHGFNKQTIWLFIRDMIKGIALAVVIGPPIVAAIIFIVQKGGPYLAIYLWAFMLVVSLVMMTIYPILIAPLFNKFTPLPDGNLRIKIESLASSLKFPLKKLFVVDGSTRSSHSNAYMYGFFKNKRIVLYDTLIQQCKDDEEIVAVIAHELGHWKLSHTLYSFIAVQVLTLLQFGGYTLVRNSKDLFHSFGFDTQPVLIGLVIFQHTVIPLQHIVSFLLNLVSRSFEFQADSFAKKLGYASPLRAALVKLQEENLSAMNTDPWYSAYHYSHPPLVERLAAIDETDKKED encoded by the exons ATGGCGTTTCCTTACATGGAAGCAGTCGTTG GTTTCATGATAATGGTTTATATTTTTGAGACTTATCTTGATATACGGCAACATGCTGCTCTTAAGTTGCCAACTCTTCCGAAGCCTTTGGTTGGAGTAATCAGCCAAGAAAAGTTTGAAAAATCTCGTGCCTATAGCATCGACAAAAG ccatttccaTTTTCTTCATGAATTTGTAACCATACTCATGGACTCCGCGATCTTGTCCTTTGGGGTATTGCCCTGGTTCTGGAAG AGGTCTGGAGAATTTTTGCTGTATGCTGGCCTCAATGCAGAAAATGAGATACTGCACACTCTTGCATTTTTAGCTGGTGTAATGTTTTGGTCACAG TTAACTGACTTACCATTTTCTTTATACTCAACCTTTGTGATTGAAGCCCGCCATGGTTTCAACAAG CAAACAATATGGCTATTCATAAGGGATATGATTAAAGGAATTGCCTTGGCTGTAGTGATTGGTCCACCTATTGTGGCTGCCATCATTTTTATAGTTCAG AAAGGAGGTCCATACTTGGCCATATATCTGTGGGCATTTATGCTTGTCGTATCACTTGTGATGATGACCATTTATCCAATTCTGATAGCCCCCCTATTCAACAAATTCACTCCT CTTCCAGATGGAAATCTTAGGATCAAAATTGAGAGCCTTGCTTCATCACTGAAATTTCCCTTGAAGAAATTGTTTGTTGTTGATGGATCGACAAGGTCAAGCCATAGTAAT GCATACATGTATGGATTTTTTAAGAACAAGCGGATTGTACTTTATGACACACTGATACAGCAG TGTAAAGATGACGAGGAAATTGTAGCCGTGATTGCCCACGAACTTGGTCACTGGAAGCTTAGTCATACCCTGTATTCCTTCATCGCAGTTCAG GTACTCACATTGTTACAGTTCGGAGGGTACACACTTGTCAGGAACTCGAAAGATCTTTTCCATAGTTTTGGATTTGATACACAACCCGTCCTTATTGGACTTGTTATATTTCAG CATACTGTGATTCCTCTGCAGCATATTGTGAGCTTCTTACTTAACCTAGTCAGCCGGTCTTTCGAGTTCCAG GCTGATTCTTTTGCCAAGAAGCTCGGGTACGCTTCACCTCTTCGAGCTGCACTTGTCAAACTGCAG GAAGAGAATCTTTCAGCCATGAACACGGATCCTTGGTACTCTGCTTATCACTATTCTCATCCTCCCTTAGTAGAAAGATTAGCTGCTATCGACGAAACCGATAAGAAGGAAGACTAA